The Pontibacillus halophilus JSM 076056 = DSM 19796 sequence ATTACAATATTTTATAGAAGTAGCAAAACAAGGTAGTTTCACAAAGGCATCTCAAGCGCTCCACCTGTCCCAACCAGCATTAAGTAAAATGATCCGTAATTTAGAGACTGAACTCGATGTCACCTTGCTAGACCGCTCAAAGAAACAAATTCACCTAACAGACTCAGGCAAAGTTGTCTATGAACAAGCCCAACGCGTTATGGGGATGATGGACGATTTGACCTCTTCCTTATATGACACAGTCCATTTAAAGAAAGGCACAATCCATTTCGGCTTGCCACCTCTAATTGGGACCCTCTTCTTCCCTGAGATTATTGCCGAGTTCCGCAAACGTTACCCAGGACTATCAATCAAAATCTCAGAATTCGGTGCAATCAAGGTCGAGCGTACAGTAGAAGATGGAGATAATGATCTCGGGGTAACCGTAGGCCCTGTTGATGATACGCTGTTTCACTCCTATCCACTGAATAAAGAACCAATGAAGGTTGCCCTTCCTTATCACCATCCACTTGCACACCGCGAAACCATTAAGTTGGCTGAACTCCGTGACGAGAAATTTATTTTCTTTCATGAGGACTTTGCCATGCACGAAATGATTCGACAACAATGTATTGAGAAAGGATTCGAGCCTGATGTAGAACTTGAGACTTCCCAGTGGGATTTCATGGTCGAGATGATTGGGGCGAATATTGGCATTGCGATTCTGCCGCAATCCATATGCGAGCGTATCAGCACACCTAAAGTTACCAGCATCCCTTTAACGGACCCAGTTATTCCATGGGATTTGCAAATCATTATGAGAAAGGACCGTTACCAGTCTTATGCAGCTAGAGCTTTCCTTGAATTTATCCAAACGCACAAATCATAACTAAAAGTTATGATTCAGATGAACATTATGTATTTCACTTATCGTTATATTCCTCTTAAACTAGACTCATGATAAAAAAATGACAGGTTAAAAGACTGTTGCAACATCAATAAGAGAGGAGTAACGATAAATGGTGAAATACTGGTTCACGGTAGCTTTGCAATTCATATTAATTAATGTATTCTTTGGCGCTGGATTAGTACTACAGCATCTAACACACGCACCAATCCCAGGTAGTATTTTCGGTTTGTTGCTTCTCTTTATCGCTCTTAAATGGAATGTAATTAAGTTGCAGTGGGTTGAAGAGGCAGGGAAATGGCTGTTAGCAGAGTTACTGCTGTTCTTTATCCCGGCTGCTGTTGGCATTGTCCAATATCCAGACCTTGCAGGATGGGAAGGAATACGAATCCTACTCATCATCGTCGTAAGTACCGTATCCGTCATGGCTGTCACAGGCGTCGTAGCTGACCGCATAGCGAAACGCAGAAAGGAGGAAGCTGCATGAGCTATTTGCTCCTCACACTTGCTGTCTATGCACTAAGTAAACTCTTGTATAAGCGGTTCAAACAATCGTGGCTCACACCACTTCTGGTTGCCCCGGTCCTATTAATCGCCATTCTCGTTGTCTTTAAGATTCCCTTTCATCAATATGAGTCAGGGACAAGCTCTATTAGCTACTTTTTAGGTCCTGCTACCGTAGCTTTTGCGATACCGATGTATAAACACTTGCATCTGATTAAGAAATTCACAATTGAGATTATTGGAAGTATTACAGCTGGTTCAACCTTTGCTGTTCTGTCTTCCTTTATCCTCGCTTCTATCGTTCAATTAAGTGGTAGCTTTGTGACAAGCATTCTCCCAAGGTCAATAACAACGCCAATTGCAATGGAGGTCTCAAAGACCATTGGTGGTGTCCCGACATTAACAGCAGCGTTTGTCGTGATAACAGGGATTATCGGAAGTATTGTCGGACCCTCCATCGTTAAGTTGTTTCACTTAAAGTCTCCAGTTGCGAAAGGGCTCTCGCTCGGTACTGCCGCTCACGGAGCTGGCACGTCCAAGGCGTTTGAATTTGGTGACCAGGAAGGTACTTTCTCAAGTTTAGC is a genomic window containing:
- a CDS encoding LysR family transcriptional regulator; this translates as MDVRQLQYFIEVAKQGSFTKASQALHLSQPALSKMIRNLETELDVTLLDRSKKQIHLTDSGKVVYEQAQRVMGMMDDLTSSLYDTVHLKKGTIHFGLPPLIGTLFFPEIIAEFRKRYPGLSIKISEFGAIKVERTVEDGDNDLGVTVGPVDDTLFHSYPLNKEPMKVALPYHHPLAHRETIKLAELRDEKFIFFHEDFAMHEMIRQQCIEKGFEPDVELETSQWDFMVEMIGANIGIAILPQSICERISTPKVTSIPLTDPVIPWDLQIIMRKDRYQSYAARAFLEFIQTHKS
- a CDS encoding CidA/LrgA family protein; amino-acid sequence: MVKYWFTVALQFILINVFFGAGLVLQHLTHAPIPGSIFGLLLLFIALKWNVIKLQWVEEAGKWLLAELLLFFIPAAVGIVQYPDLAGWEGIRILLIIVVSTVSVMAVTGVVADRIAKRRKEEAA
- a CDS encoding LrgB family protein, whose amino-acid sequence is MSYLLLTLAVYALSKLLYKRFKQSWLTPLLVAPVLLIAILVVFKIPFHQYESGTSSISYFLGPATVAFAIPMYKHLHLIKKFTIEIIGSITAGSTFAVLSSFILASIVQLSGSFVTSILPRSITTPIAMEVSKTIGGVPTLTAAFVVITGIIGSIVGPSIVKLFHLKSPVAKGLSLGTAAHGAGTSKAFEFGDQEGTFSSLAMIIAAAITLLWGNTWMPALQNWMI